A single genomic interval of Camelina sativa cultivar DH55 chromosome 11, Cs, whole genome shotgun sequence harbors:
- the LOC104727346 gene encoding zinc finger CCCH domain-containing protein 62-like → MSEEKRVIIDLCSSEEEEDDGFVDENNNEHADESDEEDEDTNSSGDEDDSDWSHDDAMDSDVDYDEADETVGDKRGDDDDDDDDDKVTRLLTAGSDLKSLNLKECKAYLRKHGLRLSGTKPVCIDRIVEHWRIKDGSGEAVYPRSSFAINCKGDVCKGDTVLFTQKVHQKYEKMKRSGKIMGRRTVAGQVVKESYGTAKQQHTFTIEVLWCEGTQKLPPLYPLLVKGRNLYRLMTLRQRWANEADRAKVLSEKHSRGAAARKIMRERKIKSGYVLKDGRLQKPGHLKKPCQVNTRKNEKDENLTQRFGPDVPANHSLVAFPNQNPSQGHKNPAQLRNMNPPNSYTSHSYAPRPIPPLTYAPRPRPSLTYAPRSFTPINVPHSHLPRPNIPPYHSYTHSTQQNQTNQRPPPAFYNRRPASNVLQGQASFNPHAMPVTHQRPYQNHHTNHGSLNSGYNLGVGDLNHFSNMMISQRTEGDTHRQSEVTRGPYKNHHTYRSNSNSGYNHGGRDLYVVSYRGEGDNHRPNYR, encoded by the exons ATGTCGGAAGAGAAGAGGGTAATCATTGATCTCTGTAgctcggaggaggaggaagacgatGGTTTCGTTGATGAGAATAACAACGAGCACGCTGACGAAtcggatgaagaagacgaagatacGAATTCTAG tggagatgaagatgatagcGATTGGAGCCACGATGATGCTATGGACTCAGATGTTGACTACGATGAAGCTGACGAGACTGTTGGGGACAAACgcggcgatgatgatgatgacgatgatgatgacaaaGTCACTCGCCTCCTCACAG cCGGAAGCGATTTGAAATCCTTAAATTTGAAAGAGTGCAAAGCATATCTGAGAAAGCATGGTCTAAGGTTGTCTGGCACCAAACCTGTTTGTATTGACAGAATTGTTGAGCATTGGAG gATAAAAGATGGAAGTGGGGAAGCTGTGTATCCAAGATCATCTTTTGCTATCAACTGTAAAG GTGATGTCTGCAAAGGAGATACTGTTTTGTTTACACAGAAGGTTCATCAGAA GTATGAAAAGATGAAAAGGAGTGGAAAGATTATGGGGAGAAGAACTGTCGCTGGCCAGGTTGTTAAAGAAAGCTATGGTACTGCTAAACAGCAACACACTTTCACT ATTGAAGTGCTTTGGTGCGAGGGAACACAGAAATTGCCTCCTCTGTATCCGTTACTAGTGAAAGGACGAAATCTTTATAGGTTAATGACCTTGAGGCAG CGATGGGCTAATGAAGCAGACAGAGCCAAAGTTCTTTCAGAAAAGCATAGCCGCGGTGCCGCAGCAAGAAAGATTAtgagagaaaggaaaataaaGTCAGGCTATGTACTAAAAG ATGGAAGACTTCAAAAGCCTGGTCATTTGAAGAAGCCTTGTCAAGTGAACACAAGAAAAAACGAGAAAGATGAGAATCTAACCCAGAGGTTTGGACCAGACGTTCCGGCTAATCATTCACTTGTTGCTTttccaaaccaaaatccttcACAGGGACATAAGAATCCAGCACAGTTGAGAAATATGAACCCCCCTAATTCCTACACTTCCCATTCATATGCTCCTCGACCAATTCCGCCTCTTACATATGCTCCTCGACCCCGACCGTCTCTTACATATGCTCCTCGTTCATTCACTCCTATCAATGTGCCCCATTCACATCTTCCTCGTCCAAACATTCCTCCTTACCACTCCTATACTCATTcaacacaacaaaaccaaacaaaccaaagaCCACCACCAGCTTTCTACAACAGAAGACCTGCCTCTAATGTCTTGCAGGGACAAGCATCATTCAACCCACATGCTATGCCGGTTACACATCAGAGGCCATACCAGAACCATCATACCAACCATGGCAGCTTGAACAGTGGTTACAACCTCGGCGTGGGGGACTTGAATCACTTCTCGAATATGATGATAAGCCAGAGAACAGAAGGAGACACACACAGGCAGAGTGAGGTAACTCGCGGACCATACAAGAACCATCATACCTACCGTTCCAACTCCAATAGTGGCTACAACCATGGGGGTAGGGACTTGTACGTGGTAAGCTACAGAGGAGAAGGAGACAATCACAGACCAAATTATCGATAA
- the LOC104729099 gene encoding putative F-box protein At5g66830, which produces MELPVLSNTFMRLPVPHESGPLTDDGLLLPLAKKRNPHPQCYCWSQLPSDLLQLVFDRLGFADFQRAKSVCSSWQSVSRNSQPNNQIPWMIRFPKGNDPDHNYCLLFNPEEKYNMYKTPKLGNDFSKSFCVATYRSWLLMQPQYEYMHDHQFNLYILHLLTGERINLPAFKTYYGLTCPILWIDEKTEDHLVIGMAGEDYAVSFKKGDKSWRQIPTLSGIEECFSMVFKDHKLYCLNYAKLKIFDFSGDTPLRVFKTSVSGCLHQPSIGVVMRLPGEIPGKDRRVAHFKNNVVVNLAGDVLIAECHRPCFSNIWEFKIHKMLGNNEWERVVSLGDEAILLDLGITVLAKDLLGIKSNSIYFSTAYSFFEDQYDKNEIFIFNLDSNKVELPHRFVSSSYPRSRSRWFLPSFKRE; this is translated from the coding sequence ATGGAGCTTCCAGTATTGTCAAATACCTTCATGAGACTTCCTGTACCCCATGAATCTGGTCCACTCACGGATGACGGTCTTCTTCTGCCGTTGGCCAAGAAAAGAAATCCCCATCCTCAATGCTATTGCTGGTCGCAGCTTCCTTCAGATCTCCTACAATTGGTTTTTGACCGCCTTGGTTTTGCCGATTTCCAACGAGCAAAATCAGTATGTTCCTCTTGGCAATCAGTTTCAAGAAACTCTCAGCCAAATAACCAAATCCCTTGGATGATTCGATTTCCCAAGGGCAACGATCCCGACCACAATTACTGTCTCTTGTTCAACCCTGAAGAAAAATACAACATGTACAAAACTCCAAAACTCGGCAACGATTTCTCAAAGAGCTTTTGTGTGGCTACTTATAGAAGCTGGCTTCTGATGCAACCTCAGTATGAATACATGCACGACCATCAGTTTAATCTTTATATCCTGCATCTCTTAACCGGCGAGAGAATCAACCTACCGgcttttaaaacatattatgGACTCACCTGTCCCATACTATGGATCGATGAGAAAACCGAAGACCACCTAGTCATTGGAATGGCTGGTGAAGACTATGCCGTTTCTTTCAAGAAAGGAGACAAGTCGTGGAGACAAATCCCAACCTTGTCAGGTATCGAAGAGTGTTTTAGCATGGTTTTCAAGGATCACAAGCTCTACTGTCTCAACTATGCCAAACTCAAAATCTTCGATTTTTCTGGAGATACTCCGCTCAGAGTTTTCAAAACTAGCGTAAGTGGCTGCTTACACCAACCAAGTATTGGCGTTGTCATGAGACTTCCTGGAGAGATCCCAGGGAAGGACCGGCGGGTGGCTCACTTTAAGAACAATGTGGTTGTCAATCTAGCCGGAGATGTCTTGATCGCTGAGTGCCATCGTCCGTGTTTTTCTAACATATGGGAATTTAAAATCCACAAGATGTTAGGGAACAACGAGTGGGAGAGAGTTGTTTCTTTGGGAGACGAGGCCATTCTTTTGGATTTGGGTATCACTGTGCTCGCCAAGGACTTGCTAGGAATCAAGAGCAACTCCATCTACTTCTCCACTGCTTATTCCTTTTTCGAAGATCAATATGACAAAAACGAAATCTTCATATTCAACCTCGATTCAAACAAAGTTGAGCTACCGCACCGATTTGTTTCCTCCTCCTATCCCCGCTCCAGATCCCGATGGTTCTTGCCAAGTTTCAAACGAGAATGA
- the LOC104729100 gene encoding aspartic proteinase A2-like, which translates to MTPNDVFANVAYDGILGLGFPKWAVKDTVTVLENIDRQKPIKRKIFSFWLTSNGGVLMFGGYNQEHIQEDHTYVPVITRPNKDFWKIRMSTILIGQEPTEHCVPHCTAIIDSGTTDIIGPQAAIKDINLAVGAFGNGGVVPCSTVDKLPIITFTIGKKAFPLGPREYIAEDNSICFTRFVPDSGSRWFLGIAFMRRYHTVFDFEDMKTSDRICNCSSSITA; encoded by the exons ATGACGCCAAATGATGTCTTCGCAAACGTAGCCTACGATGGGATTTTGGGCCTCGGGTTCCCTAAATGGGCAGTGAAAGATACTGTTACTGTTTTAGAGAACATCGATAGACAAAAGCCgataaaaagaaagatcttCTCTTTTTGGCTGACATCAAATGGTGGGGTACTCATGTTCGGTGGATACAACCAGGAGCATATCCAAGAAGACCATACGTATGTCCCTGTGATAACAAGGCCGAACAAAGATTTCTGGAAGATCCGAATGAGTACAATTCTCATTGGTCAAGAACCAACCGAACACTGTGTTCCACACTGCACAGCAATTATTGACTCGGGGACGACGGATATTATAGGTCCCCAA GCGGCTATAAAGGATATAAATTTAGCAGTTGGAGCATTCGGTAATGGTGGCGTAGTTCCTTGCTCCACGGTCGATAAATTGCCCATAATAACATTTACAATTGGGAAAAAGGCTTTCCCACTCGGCCCACGTGAG TACATAGCTGAAGACAACAGCATATGTTTCACGAGATTTGTGCCGGATAGTGGTAGCCGCTG GTTCCTAGGTATAGCATTTATGAGGAGGTATCACACTGTGTTCGATTTTGAAGACATGAAGACCTCGGATAGGATTTGCAACTGCAGCAGTAGCATAACTGCATAA
- the LOC104727347 gene encoding uncharacterized protein LOC104727347 has translation MFISDMERKTLATTPPSFFFFHLRGAAFGSSKASHCLLLLSCLLLSSVNTLHNLAEYDSFGSNGYFYNTETPATKGFYGQDSQSVAIPKTDHNVCPSSQLFCFLSALRSQNQSDPLPFVPFFGLSSYPKESLSSSALSRNNLSGVVWLSLKPVHIIEFQPFTGFFHIGDTTCYKPLSKELYTKKNTRELSIPTNTRELSVLVSRKQCGGNGFVVNHQSEGFSLEPGESIKYLFFYQTELSWASGVAVFAVPMKATAPVLMLNLCKKPVFWVRTKKFSVAVLIAAALLILMFCFNDHFIEENNNKRNHMELREVEKPSAFTISPEMNSLLRSISKESLQGLFSEVPKNSSVKPVASVSSVSSSHEEEASEAVNLTVKTAKDKKRRRNKKKKKGGINGLTSERTDVSSSHSGNSTPNSPMSPEPPTTTRATTKPVKPPKPVLSHSATFPVSGVKSMIIERSSLAPNVRAPGANSRTEVKEEKAKEYKYDIWGDHLTGLHLMDRFKEVREGKSCSGFDGDECESFFVKGPQNLLLANSDARFASFGNQWGL, from the exons ATGTTCATTTCAGACATGGAGCGAAAAACCCTAGCGACTACgcctccttccttcttcttcttccaccttcG AGGAGCAGCATTTGGTTCATCAAAGGCATCTCattgtcttctccttctctcatGTCTATTGCTTTCCTCAGTCAATACTTTGCATAACTTAGCTGAGTATGACTCTTTTGGTTCCAATGGCTACTTCTACAACACTGAAACTCCTGCTACTAAGGGGTTTTATGGTCAAGATTCTCAGAGTGTAGCTATCCCCAAAACTGACCACAATGTTTGTCCCAGTTCTCAGTTGTTCTGTTTCCTTTCAGCTTTAAGATCACAGAATCAGTCTGATCCATTACCATTTGTACCCTTTTTTGGGTTGTCGTCCTATCCCAAGGAATCGTTGAGTAGCTCTGCTCTGAGCAGAAATAATCTATCTGGTGTTGTGTGGCTGTCTCTTAAGCCTGTCCACATCATAGAGTTTCAGCCTTTTACTGGATTCTTTCACATTGGAGACACCACTTGTTACAAGCCTTTGTCGAAAGAGCTCTATACTAAGAAGAACACAAGGGAGCTGAGTATTCCCACCAACACAAGGGAGTTGAGTGTTTTGGTTTCGAGAAAACAATGTGGAGGAAATGGTTTTGTGGTGAACCATCAGAGTGAAGGGTTTTCACTAGAGCCAGGGGAATCCATCAAGTATCTATTTTTCTACCAGACTGAACTCTCTTGGGCATCTGGAGTTGCTGTTTTTGCAGTACCTATGAAGGCGACAGCACCTGTTTTGATGCTTAATCTCTGCAAGAAACCGGTCTTTTGGGTGCGGACTAAGAAATTCTCAGTTGCGGTTCTTATTGCTGCTGCTTTACTCATTCTGATGTTTTGCTTCAATGATCACTTCATCGaggagaacaacaacaagagaaacCACATGGAGTTGAGAGAAGTTGAGAAACCATCCGCATTCACAATCTCCCCTGAAATGAATTCTCTGCTAAGATCCATAAGCAAAGAAAGCCTCCAAGGGTTGTTTAGTGAGGTTCCCAAGAACAGCAGCGTAAAGCCAGTTGcttctgtttcttctgtttcttcttcccacgaagaagaagcatcagAAGCTGTGAACCTCACTGTAAAGACTGCAAAAGACAAGAAGAGGCGccgaaacaagaagaagaagaaaggaggaatcaaCGGATTAACATCTGAGCGCACAGATGTTTCAAGCAGTCACAGCGGAAACTCAACTCCCAACTCTCCAATGTCACCAGAACCACCAACTACTACTCGAGCCACAACAAAGCCCGTAAAGCCTCCTAAACCAGTCTTGTCACATTCAGCAACGTTTCCGGTTTCAGGAGTTAAGTCAATGATCATAGAACGTAGCTCTCTGGCTCCAAATGTGAGAGCTCCTGGAGCAAACTCAAGAACCgaagtgaaagaagagaaggcGAAAGAGTATAAGTACGATATCTGGGGAGACCACTTGACAGGGCTTCATTTGATGGATAGGTTTAAGGAAGTAAGAGAAGGTAAAAGCTGCTCAGGTTTTGATGGAGATGAGTGTGAGAGTTTCTTTGTTAAGGGTCCTCAGAACTTGTTGTTAGCAAACTCTGATGCCAGGTTTGCAAGTTTTGGGAACCAATGGGGcttataa
- the LOC104727348 gene encoding uncharacterized protein LOC104727348, whose protein sequence is MKLSVHIVLSILFVSTIYYNIQLTDARHLRKTDDHDHHFTVGHTDDFAPTSPGNCPGIGHKMKEDKENVERFKDDFKPTIPGHSPGVGHSVKNNEPNV, encoded by the coding sequence atgaAACTCTCAGTTCATATCGTTCTTAGTATTCTCTTTGTTTCGACgatatattataatatacagTTAACCGACGCAAGACACCTGCGGAAAACAGACGATCATGATCACCATTTCACAGTCGGGCACACTGACGATTTCGCACCTACTTCTCCGGGTAACTGCCCGGGTATTGGTCATAAGATGAAGGAGGATAAAGAAAATGTCGAAAGATTTAAAGATGACTTTAAACCTACGATACCAGGACATAGTCCCGGCGTTGGACATTCTGTCAAGAACAATGAGCCTAATGTTTAG
- the LOC104727349 gene encoding uncharacterized protein LOC104727349 produces the protein MESSMGQKKTLYACVFLMMVFFLGFNCVHGRTLKDMKTDDKINDGPDDSKMMMRAVLNDLKVDEKAMQFSPPPPPPSSQSGGKGTEDFRPTKPGNSPGIGHSLPHT, from the coding sequence ATGGAATCGTCTATGGGTCAAAAGAAAACATTGTACGCTTGTGTTTTTCTAATGATGGTGTTTTTTCTAGGGTTCAATTGCGTCCATGGACGAACCCTAAAAGACATGAAAACTGATGATAAGATTAATGATGGTCCTGATGATagcaagatgatgatgagggcGGTGCTCAATGATCTCAAGGTCGATGAGAAGGCAATGCAGTTCtcgccgccgccaccaccaccatcgtCACAGTCTGGAGGTAAAGGGACAGAAGATTTCAGGCCTACAAAGCCCGGCAATAGCCCTGGCATTGGCCATAGTTTACCCCACACTTAA
- the LOC104727350 gene encoding uncharacterized protein LOC104727350 isoform X2, giving the protein MAGLMSSVLRASLQAYDPVFSMTLRYLISIHKGFCFHQGISSAVSDLTHRLLLEERDAPATPPESMYEVPPFDEVDIQALAHAVELTRQGAVDSMKFAKGDLFQAFQNELCRMRLDVSVLDELVKEYCIYRGIVDSEMQMVTSPAKRNQSEVGRSLSRDCSSEIDLNTSQHSDIENYSNKSMLDDTEMSSEQGGEVGTRYGSEPTSACEDCSTSWSNQCENTRAVIRIRSHLNSERNKRKRWCGRTAEMDCLPGISFAKSESGINPIEDKYEIALALKELVSRGMAGEAIYEISTMDPDFFTKNPGLLFHLKQVEFLKLVSAGDHNGALKVACSHLGPLAANDQSLLKTLKETLLVLLQPDGTTPKDLPLNDLANTLQVSIGKRLGIEEPKLMKIIKATLHTHTEWFKLQMCKDRFNNLLKIDSLKEVNTDLIGGIKSRSNRASNTNLSSQVTTTSSSTMTSEDGGSSSLMMTQTSSREALWEESAILKVMEFLALPRSDAIELLSQYNGNAEAVIQQLFG; this is encoded by the exons ATGGCTGGACTGATGTCATCTGTTCTGAGAGCTTCTTTACAAGCATATGATCCAGTTTTCTCAATGACACTAAGATATCTGATCAG CATACATAAAGGATTTTGCTTTCACCAAGGAATTTCCTCCGCAGTTTCTGATCTCACTCATAGACTGCTCCTGGAGGAACGTGACGCACCAGCCACTCCTCCTGAAAGCATGTATGAAGTACCACCGTTTGATGAG GTGGACATACAGGCTCTTGCTCATGCGGTTGAGCTCACTAGACAAGGTGCTGTTGATAGCATGAAATTTGCCAAAGGTGACCTTTTCCAGGCATTCCAG AATGAATTGTGCAGGATGCGATTAGATGTTTCGGTTCTCGATGAACTTGTTAAGGAGTACTGCATATACAGGGGTATTGTGGATTCAG AGATGCAAATGGTCACAAGTCCTGCCAAACGCAACCAGTCGGAGGTGGGCCGCAGCTTATCAAGAGATTGTTCTTCGGAAATAGATCTCAACACGAGTCAACATTCAGATATTGAGAATTATAGCAACAAGAGCATGCTTGATGACACTGAAATGTCTAGCGAACAAGGAGGTGAGGTTGGCACACGTTACGGCAGCGAACCAACCAGCGCTTGTGAAGATTGCAGCACTAGCTGGTCAAATCAATGTGAAAATACAAGAGCTGTTATTAGAATTAGATCCCATTTGAATAGTGAGAGGAATAAACGCAAAAGATGGTGTGGGCGTACTGCTGAAATGGATTGTCTTCCTGGTATTTCATTTGCCAAGTCCGAGTCAGGCATAAACCCTATAGAGGACAAGTATGAGATAGCCTTGGCACTGAAGGAACTGGTTAGTAGAGGAATGGCAGGCGAAGCTATTTACGAAATCAGCACAATGGATCCAGACTTTTTCACAAAAAATCCGGGTTTACTATTCCATCTTAAGCAG GTTGAATTTCTGAAGCTGGTGAGTGCTGGTGATCACAATGGAGCCCTAAAGGTTGCATGCTCTCACTTAGGTCCCTTAGCAGCCAATGACCAGTCTTTACTGAAGACATTAAAGGAGACTTTATTAGTTTTACTTCAACCGGACGGAACCACACCCAAAGATTTGCCTTTGAATGATTTGGCGAATACGCTACAG GTTTCTATCGGTAAAAGGCTTGGGATCGAAGAACCAAAgctaatgaaaataataaaagcgACGCTTCACACGCATACTGAGTGGTTCAAGCTTCAGATGTGTAAAGACCGGTTCAACAATCTCCTGAAGATAGATTCATTGAAAGAAGTGAACACTGATTTGATCGGTGGTATCAAATCAAGATCAAATAGAGCTAGCAACACAAACTTGTCGTCTCAAGTCACGACGACGTCGTCAAGCACCATGACTTCAGAAGATGGTGGAAGCAGCAGCTTGATGATGACTCAGACTTCGTCAAGAGAAGCTTTGTGGGAAGAAAGTGCAATTCTTAAAGTAATG GAATTTCTGGCGTTGCCGAGGTCTGATGCAATTGAACTTCTATCACAATACAATGGAAATGCTGAGGCTGTGATTCAGCAACTCTTTGGTTAA